The DNA region CTGTGATTCTTGAATCGCTGCACAGTgctctaactgtatttttattttacttggaaAAGAATTCCTAGATGGAGTCTTTTGTGGCTCTATAAAATCTACAAAAAGTTTCATACACCGATCTATAAAAGCAAAATACTTTCATGTTCTCCCACAGAGGATGAGATATCCCCAAATGGGTCAAAAAAATTAACCGAGATGTGGAGCAATAAAAAATTggttacatgaaaaaaatgtactCAGATTTTTCTGGTCTGCAAAATATCTAAACATGAAGACTAACACTAAAGCTCATTATGTTACTGCCCAGGTTTCCACTGTAAAGAGTGAACATTAATAGCTTCTTTAACAAGTGCAATGAAGGCTAAGAGCGTTTCCAATTGTAAATGAAGTTGTAGGCTTAAAATATTAACTATCTTTAAAAGTTAAGaggttttaaaaggaaataaaaatccatTTCCCCTTTGCATTTGTGGCTAATTTAATAATATTCAATTCTAATACTGTTTTTCAAATTACTTATAAAAATTACCTTCCAACATTTAACATCTCTTCTCGAAAACTAATTGTATTGATCTCTGGGGAACTCATAAACAATCCAATCTACCTTGAGGGCTAATGAGTAAAGGATGCTTAACAATGAGGAAGTCTAGATGCAGATAAAGCCAACCCAGAAAGAAATCAGAATACCAAGGAAAAGACCACTCTGAAACACCAACACAAGAACAAGGGACCTAGCAGGGAGGCCCTCTTACTAGGAATTTTGATAGCTTATAGCAAACAATGAAAAATCCCTCTATGCAGCTTACAGAGGGAGAAAACTGCATGCTTCCTTATTTTAAAGGCACACACTTTGTTTATAGTGTTAAGGATTAAATATAAACTCTGGACATCTTCCTTTCAAGTGAAATTCTTGGTTAAAGGTGCAAGCAGCAATGACTGATTTCTTGTATCCCCCGCCCCCAGTCACTTGCCCTCTGTCATTTGAACTACATTGTGGGTGGACACCCTGATGACTTCTGCAGCAATACTGAGCAGCTCTGGAATCTATGGAAGTGGCCCTGAGTTACCACACCCTTTCTCTGTGCATTTCGAGAGTCCTACAAGGCACGTtgccatttgtttatttacttagcCTACCTTAGGAACACCAGAACTTTCCTTACTTAATCTAGAGCTTTAAGAATGGAATGGGAGTGTGGGGCGGAGGGGGGGGGCGCGTCAAGGTAGAAGATCTTACTAGCGCGGAAGAGAAAACATCAGGGATGGGAGGGGGCATCCCCGGCGAGCCCACTTCCCTGCGGGTCACAGGTCATACCTTGTCTGACTGTGGACTGATCGGGGTACCATATCTGCAGTAGGTCACAAAGTGCTCACAGTTGTTCCACAGCAGGCTGTAGGGAGTTAAGCCCAGCAGCTTCTCAGCCCTCCGGGCCACCTCCTCGTTGAGCAGTGCCTTCTTCTGGAGGGACTGGTCCAGGTGATTGACCAGGATGTTAGCTCCGTAGGCGAAATCCTCCACTGTGTCCACGCGGATGCTGGCCACTTTGACAATGACGCCCAGGATGAGACGTTTGTTGGAGACCACCTTCTGCGTGCGCCCCTCGTTGTCGGTCAGGGCCAACAGGATGTCGGGCATCATGTGGGCAACACGGTTGTCGCCTAGATAGATGCCATAGTGGGTCAGGTGGGTTCGGGGCACCTCGAGCACGTCGCCTCGGTGGAAAGAGCTGGTTTCATATAAACTGTTCCTCTCTTTGTCTTCGCCGGCGGCGCCCGAACTGAAGAATGTGAAGTTGGAGATGAGGAGCAGCTTCTCCAGCAGTAGAGACACCACCTCCAGCATGGGATTCTTCATCCTGCGGGGAAGGGGGAGTCTTGGAGAGGTGCCGGTGCCGCTCTGGCGTGGGCAGGGCTGGACAAGGTAAGCTCGCCGGACAGGGGCGCTGCGCTGTTGCTCACCTGCAGCCAGGTGAGGTGCGGCGCAAAGTGGCTGCTGCTGAGAGAGGACGGCAGAGAAGGAGGACAGCGAGGCCTGGCGACTGGCTCAGCCAAGCCACAATGGGAAGTGAGGAGGATAAGGAACTGGCTGCGGACGGCGGGGACAGTGAGACCAGTGCTACAAGGAGCCGGAGAAGAGGTGCACCTGGGGGAAATCCCGGAGCGCAGGGCCGCGTGCGGTGCTAGGAAGTGCAGGCTTTGCTGAGGCTTTTTATGGCCGTCGAGGGGGCGGAGCCGAAGGCCGTCACACACCCGGAAAGCTCACTGATTGGGCGCCGCCGGCGCGCAGCACTAGCGGCTGGGAGGACGCGGGATcgtggtttcttttttctttttccttttctttttttcttttttgagacagagtcccgctctgtcgcccaggcttgaagTGCggtagcgcgatctcggctcactgcaacctccgcctcccgggttcaaaggattctcctgcctcagtctcccgggtagctgcgattacaggcgcgcagcaccacatctagctaatttttgtgtttttagtagagacggggtttcaccgtgttggtcagactggtctcgaactcctgacctcgtgatcctaccgcctcggcctcccaaagtgctgggattacaagagtgagccgcCGCGTTCGGCCGGTGGTTTCTTTGGAAGGGGGCGGGCTGACTCCCAGCTCCAGGGTTCTGCACAGTGATTCTTTATCGCCGCGGGATCCCAGTTGCACAGCTGGCCATTAAGCGGCCTATTTAGGGAGGTAGAGTCCCAAGTTGTGGCAGCACAAAAGGTCCTGCACCTGTCGGGACTGGGGCGAGTTCTTGGCGCTTCAGGGACATCTTTGGTGGAAAGTCCTTCTGGGCGAGATTTCTGAGTTGGACCACCACCCTCTATAGGATGGTTATTCGGGACTTCGGCTTACTAAACAGATTGCATTTACTTTGCAAAGTGGGAGCGCCCCGAATACCTATGGATTCTTTCCTGACCgaatctctccttttttttggacagggtcttgctctgtcacccagaacgGGAGTGcggtggcgctatctcagctcactgcaacctccacctcccaggttcaagtgattctcgtgcaccagcctcccgaataactgggattacaggcatgctccactacgccaggctaatatttgtatttttagtagagacggggtttcaccatgttggccaggctggtctcgaacgcctgacctcaactGCCCGTCTCgacttccgaaagtgctgggattactggcgtgagacACCGCTTCCGGCGCGCGGGTTTGTGGGGGGCGGGGAGGTAGTCGCTACTCGCGAGTCTAGGCCCCTCGCGCCAGCGATTCGAACCCGAAGCCTCTGTGCTCCTAGGCACCTGTGGCCGTTGGGCACAAAGCTTCCAACGGTCCGCCTGAAAAACGGCGAGGTCCCAACGTCCGCCAGGGAAGCAAGATTCATGTTAAGTTGATTTCTGCGGCTTCAGGGTCACATGGATCCAGCTTCAGTTCACCAACCGAAACTTTGCACcccttcctttatattttttatttttaaagcataaccTCCCAGAGATGACCAAGGAAGGAGAAGTACTTGGATGAGATGCTGAGTTCTTTGCCAGAGAGCCTGCAGCCCAATTCCAGCGCATCCTCGAGGGTGGTCCTTGAGAACTGCCGGTTGAGGGAGCTGTTGAAGTGTCAGCCCATGCCAAAGGGCTTGGCACGCGGTGTCCTCACCCCGTGCTGAGTTCCGTGCTAATGCATTATGTAAATGCTTAAATTCTGCAGACAAAGGCCACAATGGAGAGCCTCGGTTGGCTCCACAAAGCAACCCAGTTCGGGGCTAATAGGTTTCATCAGAGAGCAGATTCTACGCTCGCCTGGGGGAGGGTACTCTGTGGATGATGGATGAAGGAACATTCATCTTACCTGGAAGACGAAGGGAGCCATGGAGACCAGGCGGCGGGAAGGGCTGCTCCCCTTTATCCTAGGAGGCAGGACCTTTGCTCCCACCCTCAGTCTGTCGTCAGAGATCTGTCCCTGTCTCCCCGCCTGCTGGTGACTTTTGTTCATTCACAAACGATTGCGCATCACATTTTAGTCCCAGCAAAGAGGAGAAACTCCCACAAACGAATCGAAAGAGGAaggtggggaaagggagagagccAGTGGACCTGGaggtttttttattttcccagtttactcccaaaatttaaagaaaagctcCCAGGTGGCGAATTGCTGAAACTAATCATCTCCACACGGAGAGTTTGCTGGCCTCTAGCAGCACAGCAATCAGCACACTTCTCTAAAACCGGGGGAGTCTAATCCAGACCTCCGTGTGTACGTTAAATGCAGACCGAAGTCAGACTTTGAACTGGTTCCTCTGGTCCAGTTCTGGGAAAGCGCCAATACCAAAGCCTCTGGTATCAGGGGCCAAAGGGCACCTGGAGATCAAAGGAGACGTGGTAATTAGCGGTTTCCGTCTCTGGTGGTCACTAAGGCGGCTTATAATACCTTTGACTGTGGCCTCCACCTGGGAACTTGCGGGAGACGAAAGCATGGAGAATTGCTTCACAGCTCCACATAGCTACATTATCTATAGataattcttaaatatatatataatgtatacatatgtatatatgttatatacataaaaattcatATGAATTGATTTCTCCGGCTTCAGAGTCACATGGACTCAGATAAAAGAATTCATATGaattgttatatatatacattttatatatataaaagaattacCTATAGACTCTCCATAGCCTTGTCCCCACCGCGTTTTGGAAGACGCAAGCAGTGCCAAACTGATTTacgtttcatttttctttttctccggGTGGGGTCCATTTTCCGGCCGTCTTCTTTGGAAAGGGCATCACTTCAAAGAGAAAGGAGGTGAGACAGATAGGAGGCATGAATCTGAATACGTTGCCCAAGTGCAGATACCCTGCTGCCTTGGAAATGAATGAGGACGCCGAGTGTCCGTAGTTTCTCGGAGGTAATTTTTGCCTCTGATAAATTCCGATTTTTAAAGCCAGAACGTTAATGCCATTCAATGAATTATTTTGCTCAGTGGAACTGCCTGAAAGCAGCCCCCTCCGGCTGCTCTGTGTGCTAAGACTTTGGCTTCCCGCAGCGACAGCCCGAAGGAGGCTGTGAAAAGTCTTCATTTGCCTTGTTTCTGAAGGCTTCCCAGACCTCTTATGCGGGAAGCAGTTAGCAATGATTAGGCAGCTTTTCAACGGCAAAAATACAGCATGGAATGAGCTTCTCTTGGCTGGACTTCTCCGCTCCCGAGCCCCTTCGTCAAGGACCGTTGTAAATTTACCTTCCAAAAGGCAGCTTCTCAACGTTATCAAAATCTCTTCTATGTTTGTGATTGAGAGGTCAGTTTTTAATCGCTCCCTAGAGGCACActtcataaaaatacatttacacaCTGATAGGTTCATGCCCCCAATAATATTTTCCTGCCTGCCTCAATTTTAGCTAAACAAAGGGAAGACTGTCGCTGTAGTAGGTGGAAAGGCCCAAGAAATCTAACATTAGTTCTTCTAAATCAAAAGACGTCACATGGAGATAGGAGAAATTCCTGTACCACGACCTGCTGGAGAGACCTCTGGTTTCCTGGATCTTAAGAAAGGTGGCTACATTCTGTGATAACGTTCTGCGTGCAAACGCCTTAAATACATGCGAATGGGTCACCAGGTCTGGCGGGAAGATTTAGAAAGAGCCTAGACTTTCCTGGTCAACACTCTGCACTGAGCGATCGACTTCCACTTTGGTCACCGCTGCTCCTACCCGCCTGCAGAAGGACAAACGACAGCTACAGTGTCCCCGCCGGCTGGATGGCCCCGGGGCCAGCGCCCTCAAGCCCACGTCCATTTCTCCCAGTAGCACACAGGCCAAGCAAGACTCGCCTGGGTCTCAGTGCAGCAGAGGCGGAAACTGAGACTCGCAGGCACCCCCTTACTTCCAGACCTCATCTTCCCACCGGCTACCTCACCGCAGGTCCCTGGAGAGTCTCCGCTCTCAAGAACTAGGACAGGGAAGAGGTGCAGAGTTCCGCAGAAGCCTAAGGCCCTGAAAGGCTAACAGATTTGCCACCAGCAGGCTTCTTATCTCTGGATCCTCCCTGCTCCTCAGAGAAGTCTTTGGCGGGAAGATACCATCAcagtattagaaataataataaccaatatTCACTGTGTACTTGTGTACTAGGCACGGAACtacagttttcttatttaatcctcataacccTTGAGGTATTATCTCCATTTGGCACaggaagaaattgaggcttaTAACTTTGTCAAGCCACTGTACTCATGTGTGGGGATCAGGACTCAACAACAGGTCTCTTTTGCCCCAGGTCCTTTACCATCATTTACTGAATGCTTGCAATATGGCAGGTGCTATGACCAACCCTAGAGGTTCAGTAGAACAGCTCACCCTAGACTTAGATCCCACACTTTCTTTGTAATCTGTAATTAATTTCCCCTCTTCTCTCATGCCATGAGGTCTAATTTTTAACATCATTTTACTGGGATAGTGAGAATAGAGCTGGTAAAGGTTCTGATTAATAGCATGCCCTCACTAGGAAGGCTACAAAATCCTACACCCTCCTTAGACACATGAATCTGGGGTGGGGAAGTTCAATGCCTTACCCAAGGGCACAGAAGGGCACAGAGCCAGGAGTAGAATCTAGGCCCAGTATTCCAGACTtcatgtcagatttttttttttacttgagccCTAGGCCTGATAAATGTGGTTTTCTGAactgcatgttttaaaattcttgtccTTCTTAAGgattattttgttgttcttggattttttttagaTTACTAAATCATTGGGCTATAAATAATGATAATcttaacatttgttttcttcttagctATCcatctattttcagttcttttacaaATGCCCAGGTCTGGTCTCCCGGACAAAAATAGGAGCCCTAACTAGCTAACTCCAAGGGTGTGGGGAAAACAAACGTGTTTGTGAACTTTGTTCTGGCAGCAGAGGAAAAGAAGCAGACACTTCTCCATGGAGCCTCCTAACTCAGTGCTATATGTAGTGTTAGGCCAATAGAGATCAATTACCCCCTAAGAGGAGATTTTTCCTGGCTTCCTTCCTGGTGACTAGCACCTTATTATGAGGACCACACTTTAGCCTATTGTCTTTAGAAAGATTCAAAGCTGTAGCTTTAGTTGGtggttttggttgttgttgtgGATGCTGTTTCGTTGTTTTGTTTGCCAACCATAAAATAAGAACattgaacaaaacaaagaattttcATTTAGCATTATGAAGACCCCTAGCTCCAATTAATATAGCTTAATGTAAAATTAACAACAGGTTGAGGCAGCCGTGCTGCAGAGGAAGGAGGCAGAAAGGCAGAAATCCTAAGTTAAGAGCCTGGACGTGCCATTTACAAGGAAATAAACGCAAAGTCACTTgccatctctgagcctcagttccatctttctaaaatggaaataatatcgaGAGGGCTGTTTGAAGAATTAAACAGAATCAAATATATTACAGCATTGTATGAAAATTCATACTATGATGCATCATCTGTAATATTCGTATTAAGCAAAGTAAGGCAGAGGGGCCTTACTTCCTTGACAGCACAGTCATCCAAGAACACATTGAAGCCAAAGGACATACTTTTACTTACAGACCCCTTTTGAGGACGGGCACAGAGCCACAGAGGTGAGCAGAAAGCAGGCAAATGTTTTGGAGCTGAGTAAAATGGACACAGCCAGTCAGTAGGCAGCTGGCACACGGAGACTCACACTCAGGAAATTTGGGAGCTTTCTCAGAGCTCAGCTCCTCCGGCTGTTCACCATGAAGTGGTTTATAATCATAAAAACAAAGACTAAAACCTGTCGTTTGTGCAAAAATGCCTCTCACAAAGCAGAAAACACCCCACATATCTATTtcataaatgataaaatgttatCAAGAAATGAGTAAAACTTTTGATTTTACACAAAACATAAAGCATGTTTCACTTTCAAATATAAACAGTAAACCACAATCCATGTTACTTCTTAATCACTTGGAAGAAAGATAACAACCACTTTATAAATTAATCTTGTTTCCTTTTGATCCTAGTTTATCATTATGAGACAATAATAAATATGGATATTGGATGACCCCAGATTGTTAACAAAAGGAAATATGACTAGAGCCTTAGACTACATATTCAGAAGACAGCTGCAGTGCCACTGTATTCATACAGGAAATGCACTGGAAATTTGGGTATTGCTATCCTCCAACAGAGCAGCATTGAGAAGCATCAGTACTATCAAGTACCAGAGCAGCaatgaattttattatatttcaaaactCCTAAATAGGTAGACATTCTAAAGACATAAAGACAAATAACTTTTAATATCATGCTTTGCTTACATGCTCATATCTGATGCTCTGTGAGGTTGCTGACTCTCCTGAGGCCTCAGTGACTGCATGTGTGCAGTGTTCTGCCTGCACTAGAGTGGAATGAAATGCTCTCTAAACCCCTGCAAGGGTTCATGGGGCACCGGCCTACAAAAATCAAATTACTCAGGCCCTTCAGAGTGTCTTAACTGCTAGTCAATTTTCAGGGGaataattatgagaaaaaaaagataaatcactGGTTTAGTATTTAGAAAACCTAATAGGATCCATAATACCtgctttaaaatgcaaaaagaaatcaCTTATACTGCAGTAAAGCAGTAACTCcataagaaaacaagaagaaattgaGCAGGAGTTTGGCAACAATTGGTGTTGAAAATCAATGGCTCTTTTGATAATGTACCTTCCATTGAAGAGAAACTGTAAGTGACATAGGCACACTAGCTCATCAATGATTTGTAGCAATACTTATTATTGatatgttttttgaaaatataatgtctcttttttatgcagtcaacaaacatatgaaaaaagctcagcatcactggtcattagagaaatgcaaatcaaaaccacattgagataccatctcatgccagttagaatggtgaccattaaaaaatcaagagaaaaatttcctgattttttaatcagtaaacagatgctggagaggatatgaagaaaataggaacacttttatactgttggtgagagtgtaaattagttcaaccactgtggaagccagtgtggcaaatcctcaaggatctagaactagaaataccatttaacccagcaatcccattatggggtatatacccgaagggttacaaagatacatgcacatgtgtatttattgcagcactgttgacaatagtaaagacttggaaccaacccaaatactcatcagtggtagcctggataaagaaaatgtggcacacataaaccatagaatactatgcagccataaaaaaggatgccttcatgtcctttgcagggacgtgggtgaagctggaaaccatcattctcagcaaactgacacaagaacagaaaccaaacgcTGCATgctcttactcataagtgggagttgaacaattagaacacatggatacagggaggggaacatcacacactggagcctattGGGGGGTGGGAGGGCTAAGGGtaggatagcagtgggtgggaggATTGGAGAGGActacattaggagaaatacctaatgtagatgatggagggatggatgcaacaaaccaccatggcacatgtatacctatgtaacaagcatgcacgttctgcatatgtaccccaaaacttaaagtataataaaatatatatatatataatgtcgcTTTAATATCTAAAGTTAATTTGAAGGGGATCAGTGTATCATTCTGCCCTTTTGTAgttacatttactttttataaactttttaaatattttagttgaaAACTAATAATTGTACAGTATCATGGGATgtatagtgatgttttgatacatatcaTATACAGTGATCagatcagagtaattagcatatccatcatcttaaacatttatcatttatttatgttgagaACACTTAACATCCTCCTTCTAGCTACTTGAAactagttattattattgttaactatagtcaccctatgaTGTTATACTTGCCACTGAACTAAAAATTTAATGTAGTTCAACTGAAGCTGATTCATACCTAAAAGGTTCATGCAACTATAAAAAATGGACTTTTGTCTCCAACTTCGTAATTGGGAGAACTCCAAGTGAGCAGCTCTGTCATAAGAACCAAGCTGCCTGTGTTCGCCTCTGTAGGCACAAACTGCACGCTTGACTTAAGTACACTTATTTTATTCTGGTTGCTCTCTATAATGACTTGCCTTTAAGTCAGATTACATAAAActactttcattttattaacaTCCAGACTTTACCCATAAAGAATGTGAGTGGAACTGAAATTGGATCACataggattaattttttttaattcagtaatctttttctttttcttttctttccttttttttttttgagacaaagtctcactctgttgtccaggctgaagttcagtggtgggattttggctcactgcaacccccacctcccagattcaagtgattctcctgcctcagcttcccgagtagctgggactacaggcacgcaccaccacacccggctaatttttgtatttttagtagagtcacggtttcactgtgttatccaggatggtcttgatctcctgatcttgtgatccatctgccttggctcccaaagtgctgggattagaggcatgaggcactgtgcccagccagtagccttttcctttaaagataaatttaaaatctaaaaagtttttttttaatctacaaagTAGTTTAAATCAGAAATCACAAGGCTTTTCATGTTCAATTAGTTTAACTTTCAAAAACAATAATCCAGAATATTTGCCCTTTGGTCATAATTATTTTATGCTGTAACATATATTAtacgtattcttttttttttttttttgagatggaatttcgctcttgttacccaggctgtagtgcaatggcacgatctcggcttactgcaacctccgcctcctgggttcaggcaattctcctgcctcagcctcccaagtagctgggatcacaggcacgcgccaccatgcccagctaattttttgtatttttagtagagacggggtttcaccatgttgaccaggatggactcaatctcttgacctcgtgatccacccacctcgtcctcccaaaatacttattctttttcatttgtcattcttttatctcatttaattctaggGTGTTGGAATCTGGAAGGGAGggttctagtttttttttctgtaatatccTCTAAggacattgtattagtccatcttcATGCTGCTGATTGACATACCCGAGGCTGGGCAATTtaccaaagaaagaggtttaattgaacttacagttccacttggctgggaAGCCTCGCAATCATGGCgtaaggcaaggaggagcaagtcatgtcttatgtggatggcagcaagcaaagagagagcttgtgcaggagaactgctctttttaaaaccatcagatctcataagccttattcactatcatgagaacagcatgaaaaaGACTTTCCCCCAAGAGTCAACTACCTCcaactgggtcccttccacaacacctgggaattcaagatgagatttgggtggggacacagccaaaccatatcagacatcATTATGACTGGTTCTAATCCTTGGGGGCCAAATGGCATCTAAAAAATCAGCTCTAAATGCATTAGAACCTGGGAAATTAGGGTCACAATCAGCATGGAGAGTAACCTGGGGTCTCTTAGGTCATGAATTTCATCTAATTGTGACCTGCCTCCCACAGAAGAGCAAGTAACCTAACCAATAATGCTGTGAACTGTGCCAGGCCACACTCAGCAGGTCCCTACCAATAGCGGTGTCTCTAGAGGTAGCCCTGGAACCAGGCTCAAAGATTTAGCCAGACTTACACATCCTCCACATTGTTATTAGATTTCCTCTTTTTAGTCCTGTATCACCCAGAATATTGGCACAATCTACTTTGTGATGAGTTGAACTCTTCGTGCCCTGGTCCACTCATCACAGAAAAAGCAACAGATAATATCCATTACTTCCCTGCTGGTGACTCTCCTTGGCTCTTCAGCTTCTGAACTTTCCTGGAATTCAATCTAGTGATAGCTGTAGATGGTCATTCTCACATCTCACTGCCAAGTCCAATGTAAGATGACAAAGTCCaaactttctttctgtttccttaaaTTATGTCTCCTCCTAcatttgttttgacttttttgaaAGGGACTGGATTTTCCTGTATGTTTTTTAGAGCTGCACCATTTGGTTTccaaataataatttgtttttcatctttttaaaaaaaattaaatggtgcTTAATTATAATTTAACCAAGTATTTTGCTTTATAGGCTAAATGATAGAAATTTTGAAGATTTCTCTCTAATTGTTTATGAATCCTCCAGTGTTAAATGTCTAGCAGgggtttattcttttttcagaaaaccaaattcaaaaAGAATTACTCTTTATTAAGAGTAATTACTGatattacaaaagaaatattaattgCCAAGAAGCTATTTTAGTAATATGCTTTATGAAAAAGGTGACTTTATATAACTCATTTTAGCAGTATTATTTAGAAATGCATCTTCTTGAGTAAAGCAACATATTCATAAGAGTGAGTTCTGAGTTCACAGTAGGCTTCAATAAAGTTCCCACTTACACTTTTATCCAACAATTATATTGTAAGTTACACTTATTTGGATTAGTTAAGAATTTTAACTTTATTGGCTTATATTCTAAAATTATTCctatttaaaatttagatttattacCTTGAGTAAAGAGTCATCTCTCTGAGTGATCCTCAAAGCCCCTTTTGACTCAAAAATTCTACACTTCTTTGAGAAAGTCAAAAGCAATACAtactttatttaacttttttaaaattacaaattacatATAAACTTTATATCAATAAAACATTCCCATACTTACATAGCCAAATAGATTTAAACGTACTGACATATTTATCTGCTCCTGAAAATACATGTGCTGTTGCTAccaaataaggaaaacaaagagGTAGGCTGGGACTGCACCAATGGAAACAGTGTGGAGTGATGGTTGAGAATGTCTACTCTGTAGCCAacttgcctgggttcaaatcctggctcttctACTtcctagctttgtgaccttgggcaagtgacttaactaCTCTGTCTTAGTTACCTCCTCTCTCAGGTAAGGATGATGATAAAGATGATCCCTACCTTGTAAGGTTGTTGCAAGCATTACATGAATTAATATGCATATGTTACTTAAAAGCAGCACCTAGTAAGAACTCAAGAAAGATAgctatgtaatatttttcttctggaaTACATACAGCAATCTCTTCCTTGTCTATAACTCTCATGTAAATTTGCAAAAGGTGGCAAAGAGCCATAGGGCAGTAGAAAATTCTGCAAATGGGGATGGGAGAATTCTAGTCTTGAATCCACTTCAACAcgtatttattgaacatttagtCTCAAGTTCCATGAGGACATTCCAACATACAGCA from Callithrix jacchus isolate 240 chromosome 3, calJac240_pri, whole genome shotgun sequence includes:
- the LRAT gene encoding lecithin retinol acyltransferase, with the protein product MKNPMLEVVSLLLEKLLLISNFTFFSSGAAGEDKERNSLYETSSFHRGDVLEVPRTHLTHYGIYLGDNRVAHMMPDILLALTDNEGRTQKVVSNKRLILGVIVKVASIRVDTVEDFAYGANILVNHLDQSLQKKALLNEEVARRAEKLLGLTPYSLLWNNCEHFVTYCRYGTPISPQSDKFCETVKIIIRDQRSVLASAVLGLASIVCTGLVSYTTLPAIFIPFFLWMAG